One window of Anaerolineales bacterium genomic DNA carries:
- a CDS encoding N-acetyltransferase: MGAPEYARIASDVKLGRDVKIYAFVNLYGCEIGDDSRIGTFVEIQKGAKIGKRVKISSHSFICEGVTIADEVFIGHGVMFINDKYPRSTTDTGELQTETDWECIATLVQNRVSIGSNATIMCGVTIGEGAMVGAGSVVTRDVPAGTVVAGNPARVIKKTKSEER; this comes from the coding sequence ATGGGAGCCCCGGAATATGCCCGCATTGCGTCAGATGTAAAACTTGGACGTGACGTTAAGATATATGCATTTGTCAATCTTTATGGTTGCGAAATTGGAGATGACAGTCGCATAGGTACATTTGTCGAGATTCAAAAGGGTGCCAAAATTGGAAAACGTGTGAAGATCTCCAGTCATTCCTTTATCTGTGAAGGTGTGACTATAGCGGACGAGGTATTTATCGGGCATGGTGTAATGTTTATTAACGATAAATATCCGCGATCAACAACCGATACAGGCGAGTTGCAGACCGAAACCGACTGGGAATGTATAGCGACATTGGTGCAAAATCGTGTTTCGATAGGAAGTAATGCCACTATCATGTGTGGTGTTACCATTGGAGAGGGGGCAATGGTAGGGGCTGGAAGCGTTGTTACGCGAGATGTCCCTGCCGGAACAGTCGTGGCGGGAAATCCTGCACGTGTAATCAAGAAAACGAAAAGCGAGGAACGATGA
- a CDS encoding sugar transferase, protein MQNQLELEQVRKPGVSLGLLLRDGHFPYYFFKRIVDMLIAGSLLILLSPVMALISILIYVYSPGPVFFKQVRVGAKRVRRGNTYHWERENFTLYKFRTMKVNVNEAVHKAYVQALIQNDRQKIREIQGEKAQVRKLTNDPRIILPGRFLRKFSLDELPQFWNVLRGDMSLIGPRPALPYEVEVYMPWHLQRLEAQPGISGLQQVTARCTADFDEQVRLDLEYIKNRSLWQDFKIAFKTPFMILSTKGAG, encoded by the coding sequence ATGCAAAATCAACTCGAATTAGAACAGGTTCGAAAACCAGGAGTAAGTTTGGGATTACTCCTGCGTGATGGGCATTTTCCTTACTATTTTTTCAAGCGCATTGTAGACATGCTGATTGCTGGAAGTTTGTTGATTCTCTTATCGCCTGTTATGGCGTTGATATCGATCCTGATCTATGTGTATTCCCCCGGCCCGGTTTTCTTTAAACAAGTGCGTGTTGGAGCAAAAAGGGTTCGCCGTGGCAATACTTACCATTGGGAACGGGAAAATTTCACATTATATAAGTTTCGTACCATGAAGGTTAATGTAAATGAAGCCGTGCATAAAGCATATGTACAGGCTCTAATCCAAAATGACCGTCAAAAAATCAGGGAAATCCAGGGTGAAAAAGCTCAGGTTCGAAAACTTACGAACGATCCACGGATAATCTTGCCTGGCAGATTTCTCAGAAAATTCAGCCTTGATGAGCTTCCTCAATTTTGGAACGTTTTACGCGGTGATATGAGTCTAATTGGTCCCCGTCCGGCTCTGCCATATGAAGTGGAAGTCTACATGCCCTGGCACTTGCAACGGTTGGAAGCACAGCCTGGCATTTCCGGGCTTCAGCAGGTGACTGCACGTTGCACAGCAGATTTCGACGAACAGGTAAGACTTGATTTGGAATATATCAAAAATCGATCACTCTGGCAGGATTTCAAGATCGCGTTTAAAACCCCTTTTATGATTTTATCTACCAAAGGGGCGGGATAA
- a CDS encoding response regulator transcription factor, producing MGKVVLLIDDDPDVGRLVELILSPMDLTVYQAFTGLDGLRRSYELHPDLVILDVMMPDLNGFEVGIRLREMSSVPILMLTAYSNEKEMLRGFSVGVDDFVRKPFNKNELEARVRALIRRSAPRKASSSIPYVRAYEDPILMVDLSSQTVKIKGKVVDLTPREYSLLAYLVRQQGKLVSKRELAREVWGDQTPSGISNTALYVFYLRKKIQDGEHGHRYIQTQWGRGYWFEPREGN from the coding sequence TTGGGAAAAGTTGTATTATTGATCGATGATGACCCAGATGTGGGGCGGCTTGTGGAACTCATCTTAAGCCCGATGGACCTTACAGTCTACCAAGCTTTTACCGGTTTGGATGGTTTACGAAGATCGTACGAGTTGCACCCCGACCTTGTGATCTTGGATGTCATGATGCCGGACTTGAATGGGTTTGAAGTCGGTATTCGACTCCGCGAAATGTCCAGCGTTCCCATCTTGATGTTGACAGCATACTCAAATGAGAAGGAAATGTTACGCGGGTTCAGCGTAGGAGTGGATGACTTTGTAAGGAAACCCTTCAATAAAAACGAACTGGAAGCTCGTGTCCGCGCCTTAATTCGTCGATCCGCACCTCGTAAAGCTTCATCCTCAATTCCGTATGTTCGTGCCTACGAAGATCCAATTTTGATGGTTGATTTGTCATCGCAGACCGTAAAGATTAAAGGCAAAGTGGTCGACTTGACACCACGAGAATACAGTCTGCTTGCATATTTGGTCCGCCAGCAGGGGAAACTCGTCTCGAAGCGTGAGTTGGCGAGAGAAGTATGGGGTGACCAGACACCATCGGGTATTTCCAACACTGCCTTATATGTGTTTTATTTGAGGAAAAAAATCCAGGATGGGGAGCACGGGCACAGATATATCCAGACCCAATGGGGTAGGGGGTACTGGTTCGAACCGAGGGAAGGGAACTAG
- a CDS encoding sulfotransferase: protein MRNPLVNTRQYARSVALNLQKKIGLFPREFCLITGSPRSGTSALVRWLGMQRQISAFPESRILISAHRFLEEACRFQNLEKEIWRIEALARKLVFEYYIDSRLSVGKRLIVDKEPLEPIAFPMRDYEKFIINVGKIIPGAKILFAIRDPLATIWSMSRRTWGESLTEPQRRRFTLDEYIEDWNMCAELVLENYFAPNIYVVQFGRLINDSVNESRRIFDFLGIRDGVPFEPRETNEINFNNEEREKILTAVAKQVERLKTKGINDLS from the coding sequence ATGAGAAACCCATTAGTTAATACCCGTCAGTATGCGAGGTCCGTAGCACTAAATCTCCAGAAAAAAATTGGATTGTTTCCTCGTGAATTCTGTCTGATTACCGGATCCCCTCGATCAGGTACTTCAGCATTGGTGAGATGGCTGGGTATGCAAAGACAGATTTCCGCCTTTCCAGAATCGCGTATTCTAATCAGCGCTCATCGTTTTTTGGAAGAAGCTTGTCGATTCCAAAACCTTGAAAAGGAGATCTGGCGAATCGAAGCATTGGCGCGGAAATTGGTATTTGAATATTACATCGATTCGCGCCTGAGCGTGGGGAAGCGTCTAATAGTAGATAAAGAGCCGTTGGAGCCCATTGCTTTTCCAATGCGCGACTATGAAAAATTCATAATTAATGTTGGAAAAATCATTCCTGGCGCAAAAATCCTTTTTGCAATTCGGGACCCCTTAGCGACCATCTGGTCTATGTCTCGGCGAACATGGGGCGAATCTTTGACCGAACCTCAACGGCGTCGATTTACACTGGATGAATATATCGAAGATTGGAATATGTGCGCCGAACTGGTTCTAGAAAATTACTTTGCTCCGAATATTTATGTTGTTCAATTTGGTCGGTTGATAAACGACTCGGTAAATGAATCAAGGCGGATTTTTGATTTTCTTGGTATTCGTGATGGTGTTCCGTTCGAGCCACGTGAAACAAATGAAATCAATTTTAATAATGAAGAGCGCGAAAAAATATTGACAGCTGTTGCTAAACAGGTTGAAAGACTCAAGACTAAGGGTATTAATGATTTATCCTGA
- a CDS encoding MATE family efflux transporter has product MSLSFLKDRAFLREMLTIALPISFQQLINASLNMIDVIMVGQLGETSIAALGLSNQVFFVFILLLFGLTSGMAIFTAQFWGKQEVEPIRKVLGMSVLAASIIGIFFTLAAVLAPHFVLGLYTNDAEVIEIGASYLRIVGLSYIPVAIATSYIAVLRSIQLVKLAVIATISALIFKTILGYLLIFGIGGLPALGVRGAAIGTASGWTLELILLIVLIYTQKTPLAANPLAFFTFDLSFFARVLKTTLPALANEMFWSLGITTYNAIYAHIGTDSIAAININATIEELAFVVFMGLGNACAVMVGNRIGAGKMDDAYETVRRVVILSVLSAWMVGLAVILIRSLVVGLYDLSPSGEYNVRMLMLVMGLALWVRIFNFVTFIGALRAGGDTRFALIMEICSIWLIGVPAAYTGAFVLKLPVYYVYLMVVLEELVKVFVSAWRIRSRKWIHDLVNG; this is encoded by the coding sequence ATGTCCCTTTCCTTTCTCAAAGACCGCGCCTTTCTGCGCGAGATGCTCACGATTGCATTGCCCATATCATTCCAACAATTGATCAACGCATCGCTCAACATGATCGATGTCATCATGGTGGGGCAGTTGGGTGAAACGTCCATCGCCGCCCTCGGACTTTCCAACCAGGTCTTTTTCGTTTTCATCCTGTTGCTTTTCGGTCTCACCAGTGGCATGGCGATCTTTACCGCCCAATTTTGGGGGAAACAGGAGGTCGAACCGATCCGCAAAGTCCTGGGGATGAGCGTTCTCGCCGCCTCGATAATCGGGATATTCTTTACGCTTGCCGCGGTCCTTGCCCCGCACTTTGTGCTTGGTTTATATACGAACGACGCTGAAGTTATTGAGATCGGTGCATCCTATCTCCGCATCGTCGGGCTTTCCTACATCCCCGTCGCCATCGCCACTTCGTATATCGCCGTATTGCGCAGCATCCAGCTTGTGAAACTGGCTGTCATTGCCACCATCTCGGCTTTGATATTCAAAACGATCCTCGGATACCTCCTGATCTTCGGGATAGGTGGATTGCCCGCCCTCGGCGTGCGCGGAGCCGCAATCGGCACCGCCTCCGGCTGGACCTTGGAACTGATTCTCCTAATCGTACTTATCTACACTCAAAAGACCCCCCTCGCCGCCAACCCGCTTGCGTTTTTCACCTTCGACCTTTCTTTCTTTGCCCGCGTTCTCAAGACGACCCTGCCTGCCCTCGCCAACGAAATGTTCTGGTCACTCGGCATCACCACATACAACGCCATCTATGCCCATATCGGTACGGATTCCATCGCCGCGATCAACATAAACGCCACGATAGAAGAACTTGCCTTTGTCGTATTCATGGGGCTTGGCAATGCCTGCGCCGTCATGGTCGGCAACCGCATCGGTGCGGGAAAAATGGATGACGCCTATGAAACTGTTCGGCGCGTCGTCATTCTCAGCGTCCTTTCCGCCTGGATGGTCGGCCTGGCTGTCATCTTGATCCGAAGCCTTGTCGTTGGGTTATATGATCTCTCCCCAAGCGGCGAGTATAACGTCCGCATGTTGATGCTGGTAATGGGTCTGGCGCTGTGGGTTCGTATATTCAATTTTGTCACTTTCATTGGCGCATTGCGCGCGGGGGGCGATACCCGCTTCGCCTTGATCATGGAAATCTGCTCGATCTGGCTTATTGGTGTGCCTGCTGCATATACCGGCGCATTTGTCCTGAAACTACCTGTTTATTACGTTTACCTAATGGTGGTTTTGGAGGAACTCGTAAAGGTTTTCGTCAGCGCATGGCGGATCCGGTCGCGCAAATGGATTCACGACCTGGTAAATGGATAG
- a CDS encoding Gfo/Idh/MocA family oxidoreductase, giving the protein MKTIKVGLIGYGYWGPNLARNFFDLPSAELIAIADLREDRLLRARSFYPEIRTTTDYNELFTMDLDAVIVSVPPILHYSVAKKCLENGLHVLIEKPMTQNSEQAEELIQLAETRGLTLMVGHTFIYNSAVIALKKYIDSGELGDIYYIDTARLNLGLFQRESNVLWDLAPHDISIMLYLLGQDPVSISAYGTSCVLDNVFDVAYINLKFPNQVPAHIHVSWLDPCKVRRITVVGSKKMIVFNDIENEQKLKIYDKGVDTPEYTDGYGEFHYNYRSGDILIPKVRAAEPLRQECQHFLDSINNNTRPDSDGYNGLKVVKIIEAAENSLKNHSNKETFAWEPRNMPALRQM; this is encoded by the coding sequence ATGAAGACTATCAAGGTGGGTCTTATCGGATATGGATATTGGGGGCCAAACCTGGCAAGAAACTTTTTTGACCTGCCATCCGCCGAGTTGATCGCGATCGCTGATCTAAGGGAAGATCGGTTGCTACGGGCACGCTCCTTTTACCCGGAGATTCGAACGACAACGGATTATAACGAATTGTTCACTATGGATTTGGATGCGGTCATTGTATCTGTTCCGCCAATTCTGCACTACTCTGTTGCAAAGAAATGTCTGGAGAACGGTTTGCATGTTCTGATCGAAAAACCAATGACGCAGAATAGCGAACAGGCCGAAGAGTTGATACAACTGGCTGAGACCAGGGGGCTGACATTGATGGTTGGACATACATTTATATATAACTCCGCGGTCATCGCCTTGAAAAAATATATCGACAGCGGGGAACTTGGAGATATTTACTATATCGACACGGCAAGGTTGAACCTAGGTCTGTTTCAGCGCGAATCCAATGTTCTTTGGGATCTCGCCCCGCATGATATTTCCATTATGTTGTATCTTCTCGGTCAAGACCCTGTATCGATAAGCGCATATGGGACGTCATGTGTTTTGGATAATGTATTTGACGTTGCATACATAAACCTGAAATTTCCAAATCAAGTCCCTGCCCACATTCATGTCTCGTGGCTAGACCCCTGTAAAGTACGTCGCATTACCGTCGTTGGTAGCAAGAAGATGATCGTGTTCAACGATATTGAGAATGAACAAAAACTTAAGATCTATGATAAAGGTGTGGATACCCCTGAATATACTGATGGTTATGGGGAATTTCACTATAACTATCGATCTGGCGATATTCTCATACCTAAAGTTCGTGCTGCTGAGCCATTGCGGCAGGAATGCCAGCATTTTCTTGATAGCATCAATAATAATACCCGGCCGGATAGCGATGGTTACAATGGTCTGAAGGTTGTGAAAATCATAGAAGCTGCGGAAAATTCGCTTAAGAATCATTCGAACAAGGAGACCTTTGCATGGGAGCCCCGGAATATGCCCGCATTGCGTCAGATGTAA
- a CDS encoding glycosyltransferase family 2 protein → MNITYSIIAPIFNEIDNLPELYRRVKEVMDSNGEPWEFILVDDGSSDGSTDKIRQLAAKDKTIRPVIFARNFGHQVAITAGWDYARGDAIIIIDADLQDPPEVILDLAKKWKEGYEVVYAVRGEREGESIFKLWTASIFYRLIYRITDVKIPVDTGDFRLMDRKVVNVLKKMKERHRFPRGMSAWVGFKQIGVNYKRAARHAGVTKYPFRKMLKLAVNAITGFSYLPLQVATFFGFISAGLAILAIPIVVYMRIAGSQAFFGQATTLIAVLFLGGVQLISLGILGEYIGRLYDEAKGRPLYIVREAPED, encoded by the coding sequence ATGAATATCACCTATTCGATCATCGCACCTATCTTCAATGAGATCGACAACCTTCCCGAACTATACCGCCGGGTAAAAGAAGTGATGGATTCCAACGGGGAGCCCTGGGAATTCATTCTTGTGGATGATGGTTCGAGCGACGGCTCCACCGATAAGATTCGCCAACTGGCGGCGAAGGACAAAACGATCCGCCCGGTCATCTTCGCGCGCAACTTCGGTCATCAGGTGGCCATCACAGCCGGGTGGGATTATGCGCGTGGCGACGCCATAATCATCATCGATGCGGACCTGCAGGACCCGCCGGAGGTCATCCTTGACCTTGCGAAGAAATGGAAGGAGGGATACGAGGTTGTCTATGCGGTGCGAGGCGAACGCGAAGGTGAATCCATCTTCAAGCTGTGGACCGCATCCATCTTTTACCGTTTGATTTACCGCATCACCGATGTGAAGATTCCCGTCGACACCGGCGACTTCCGCCTGATGGACAGGAAAGTGGTCAATGTGCTGAAAAAGATGAAAGAGCGCCACCGCTTCCCGCGTGGTATGTCGGCATGGGTTGGCTTCAAACAGATCGGTGTCAATTACAAACGCGCCGCCCGCCACGCCGGTGTGACGAAATATCCTTTCCGCAAGATGCTCAAACTTGCGGTCAATGCAATCACGGGATTTTCCTATTTACCCCTGCAAGTGGCGACGTTCTTCGGTTTCATTTCGGCAGGCCTCGCCATCCTGGCCATCCCCATCGTGGTTTACATGCGTATTGCCGGTTCCCAGGCGTTCTTCGGTCAGGCCACAACCCTTATCGCAGTCCTTTTCCTCGGCGGCGTACAGTTGATCTCGCTCGGCATCCTGGGTGAATACATCGGGCGACTTTACGATGAAGCGAAGGGAAGACCGCTTTATATCGTCCGCGAGGCACCGGAGGATTAA
- a CDS encoding AI-2E family transporter, with translation MRKRTDQWSMPFRYTMGVIIFICIAAFLIYAGEAVKMFVIAAFAAYLISPAVTFLMERTRLSRTAAVNIVYFSALILLVGIPATLTPIFFDEIQLVAQDVLELSAELSGFLSSPIQMGGLVLHLEQVGESLAHIKDNILTPIPEEALKLLETTSINVLWFLIILVTVHLLMSEWPRIRNWLIQLAPEEYQDEMGELYGRLRYVWMAYLRGQIVLMVVVGVVFTIAWAAIGIPGALVLGVIAGLFTLVPDVGPTLAAAIAIGVALLEGSTWIHISPDPTVNKLFVGGITFVTYLILINAKNFFVRPIIYGRSLHMNEALIFVAILSATILWGIMGALLIVPLMASIAVIMEYLRRRILGIPPFVDSGETQFQAPPEKLQKKALFPRKGRQKKDNP, from the coding sequence ATGAGGAAACGAACCGATCAATGGAGCATGCCCTTCCGTTATACGATGGGGGTCATTATTTTCATATGTATTGCGGCGTTCCTGATCTATGCGGGGGAGGCGGTAAAGATGTTTGTGATCGCCGCTTTCGCCGCGTATTTGATCAGCCCGGCGGTGACCTTCTTGATGGAACGCACCCGGCTCTCCCGCACAGCCGCGGTCAACATTGTTTATTTTTCCGCGTTGATCCTGCTGGTCGGCATCCCAGCCACGCTGACCCCGATCTTCTTCGACGAGATTCAACTTGTCGCGCAGGACGTACTCGAACTTTCAGCAGAACTTAGCGGATTCCTCTCCAGTCCGATCCAGATGGGCGGGCTCGTTTTGCATCTCGAACAGGTGGGCGAAAGTCTGGCGCATATCAAGGACAATATCCTGACGCCGATCCCCGAAGAAGCGCTCAAACTCCTTGAAACCACTTCCATCAATGTATTGTGGTTTTTGATCATTCTCGTCACCGTGCATCTTTTGATGTCGGAATGGCCCCGCATTCGCAACTGGCTTATCCAACTCGCGCCCGAAGAGTACCAGGATGAGATGGGTGAGTTGTACGGCCGCTTGCGCTATGTTTGGATGGCCTACCTGCGAGGACAGATCGTGTTGATGGTGGTGGTGGGTGTTGTCTTTACGATCGCCTGGGCGGCGATCGGTATTCCCGGCGCGTTGGTGCTCGGTGTGATCGCCGGGCTTTTTACCCTGGTTCCGGATGTCGGTCCGACCTTGGCGGCGGCAATTGCCATCGGCGTTGCCCTTCTGGAAGGTTCGACCTGGATTCATATCTCTCCCGACCCGACGGTGAATAAACTTTTTGTGGGCGGCATTACCTTCGTGACGTATCTTATCCTGATCAACGCCAAAAATTTCTTTGTGCGTCCCATCATTTACGGGCGCAGTCTGCACATGAACGAAGCGTTGATCTTCGTCGCGATTCTTTCCGCCACCATTTTGTGGGGCATCATGGGAGCGCTATTGATCGTTCCGCTTATGGCGTCGATAGCGGTGATCATGGAATATTTGCGCCGCCGCATTCTAGGGATACCGCCGTTCGTCGATTCCGGGGAAACGCAGTTTCAGGCTCCGCCGGAGAAATTGCAAAAAAAGGCTCTCTTCCCGCGTAAAGGCAGACAGAAAAAAGATAACCCATGA
- a CDS encoding O-antigen ligase family protein: MAAILIGLAIGYGSLEFTPTVVFGLLVVFLLLFIVLKRPEIALVGILILTSSILFEDQMPRISFGISIHLSDILLFGMLGLTVIRYLVERKFAPFRTPLDVPLLIFIGVTIVSTLIAIFQLSVEPELARRSIRVFSYYLTFFIVTQLVRETHQLKLLLTCILLIAVVVSLAMVAQFILGSSIQILPGRVEALVTQDTTFDDITRILPPGWSTIMVSFMVIVCLLAEDKPQLRVAYYLFLLLIFGLALVLTFLRSYWGAITGVIVLWMVMLKGDERSRFFSGVLSLIFIGTIILLLVFVDPESRAARLVYASMDRFATLGEVDTFQGADSSLNWRIIENQYAYVAISEHPLIGLGMGTPYRPLDYRLDYRNADGTITSGSSFIHNGHLRILIQSGILGYFSFVWLTGLFMYRGFKFWRIIYHDQMRAVVMGNLLVYLAILISAVANSTFMQWRWTPLLGMMFGINEVIYRFYLPAFESLATENAN; this comes from the coding sequence TTGGCTGCCATTCTTATTGGGCTTGCCATAGGATATGGATCTCTGGAATTTACTCCTACAGTTGTATTTGGTCTGTTGGTGGTGTTCCTGCTGTTATTTATCGTGCTTAAACGGCCTGAAATTGCATTGGTTGGGATTTTAATTTTAACGTCCAGTATCCTGTTTGAAGACCAAATGCCGAGAATTTCATTTGGTATTAGCATCCACCTTTCTGATATCCTCCTGTTTGGGATGCTTGGGTTGACGGTAATTCGTTACTTGGTGGAGAGGAAATTTGCCCCTTTTAGAACACCGCTCGATGTCCCACTCCTGATCTTCATTGGGGTTACGATAGTATCCACATTGATAGCCATTTTTCAATTGTCAGTGGAACCCGAATTGGCAAGAAGATCCATTCGTGTGTTTTCATATTACTTGACATTCTTTATTGTTACTCAACTTGTGCGCGAGACGCATCAATTAAAATTATTACTGACCTGCATATTATTGATAGCAGTTGTGGTTTCGTTGGCCATGGTGGCACAGTTTATTTTGGGAAGTTCGATCCAGATTTTACCTGGGCGTGTGGAAGCGCTGGTCACCCAAGATACTACCTTTGATGATATTACTCGAATACTTCCCCCGGGCTGGTCTACAATTATGGTCTCGTTTATGGTGATAGTTTGCCTTCTTGCGGAAGATAAACCGCAATTGCGGGTAGCGTATTATCTGTTTCTATTGCTAATATTTGGACTTGCACTAGTATTGACATTTCTTCGCAGTTATTGGGGTGCAATAACAGGGGTCATCGTCCTTTGGATGGTCATGTTGAAAGGCGACGAACGCAGCCGGTTTTTTTCCGGTGTGTTGTCTTTAATATTCATTGGGACAATTATCTTGTTGCTTGTGTTTGTCGATCCTGAATCGCGGGCAGCACGTTTAGTGTACGCTTCCATGGATCGCTTTGCCACTTTGGGTGAAGTGGATACATTTCAAGGCGCCGATAGTTCATTAAATTGGCGAATTATCGAAAATCAATATGCCTATGTTGCTATTTCCGAGCATCCTCTGATCGGATTGGGAATGGGGACCCCCTATCGCCCGTTGGATTATCGCCTGGATTACAGGAATGCGGATGGCACAATAACAAGTGGAAGCAGTTTTATTCATAACGGGCATTTACGGATTCTGATTCAATCCGGAATCCTTGGCTATTTTAGTTTTGTATGGTTAACTGGGTTGTTCATGTATCGGGGATTTAAGTTTTGGCGTATCATATATCACGACCAAATGAGAGCAGTCGTCATGGGAAACCTGCTTGTTTATCTGGCAATCCTGATCTCCGCCGTAGCCAATTCCACATTCATGCAATGGCGTTGGACACCGCTGCTGGGCATGATGTTCGGGATCAACGAGGTCATTTATCGGTTTTATTTGCCGGCTTTCGAATCGCTCGCGACGGAAAATGCGAATTAA
- a CDS encoding DegT/DnrJ/EryC1/StrS family aminotransferase produces the protein MNSIPLIDLSIQHKHLRNEISSTILSVLDRGDFILGQDVAKFEEEFAAYCGVKYAIGVDNGLSALELSLRALGVGTGHEVILPAHTFTATAAAITFAGATPVFVDVNPETLTIDVDKIEEAITPRTKAILPVHLYGLPADMNVVLGIAEKYNLVVVEDACQAHGAMYKGNRVGGLGNAAGFSFYPTKNLGACGDAGMVTTNDAKVAEKIRALRNCGQRVKNVHEEHPFNHRLDNLQAAILRIKLRYLDEWIASRRKLAAVYNSLFEDISVGKPADLPGYQHVYHLYVIRVKNRDSLQEVLKDRGIGTAVHYPTPVHLQPYYLNNGKSKFSCPVTEKLVGEILSLPMYPELTEEQVSTVVSVIRSLEVKSV, from the coding sequence ATGAATTCCATTCCATTGATCGACTTATCCATTCAACATAAACATCTCCGTAATGAGATCTCCAGCACTATCTTAAGTGTATTGGACCGGGGCGATTTTATCCTCGGGCAGGATGTGGCTAAGTTCGAAGAAGAATTTGCAGCATACTGCGGAGTGAAGTACGCAATAGGTGTGGATAACGGACTCTCCGCTCTTGAGTTGAGCCTTCGGGCGCTTGGGGTTGGGACCGGACATGAAGTGATTTTGCCGGCTCATACCTTTACAGCGACCGCGGCTGCCATCACGTTTGCGGGAGCAACGCCTGTTTTCGTGGATGTAAATCCTGAGACCTTGACCATTGACGTTGATAAGATTGAGGAAGCAATTACCCCTCGAACTAAAGCTATACTTCCCGTTCATCTTTACGGCCTGCCAGCGGATATGAATGTTGTATTAGGAATTGCTGAAAAATATAACCTGGTTGTGGTTGAGGATGCATGCCAGGCCCATGGTGCGATGTATAAAGGGAATCGCGTTGGCGGACTCGGAAACGCCGCTGGGTTCAGCTTTTACCCTACCAAAAATCTTGGCGCCTGTGGCGATGCGGGGATGGTAACGACGAACGATGCAAAGGTTGCTGAAAAAATTCGTGCTTTGCGCAATTGTGGACAGCGAGTAAAAAATGTTCATGAGGAACATCCGTTTAATCATCGCCTCGACAATCTTCAAGCCGCCATCCTGAGAATAAAGTTGAGATACCTTGATGAATGGATCGCATCGCGCCGGAAACTCGCTGCAGTCTACAATTCGTTATTTGAGGATATCTCTGTGGGAAAACCTGCCGATTTACCAGGATATCAGCATGTATACCACCTCTATGTGATTCGAGTCAAAAATCGCGATTCGTTGCAGGAAGTATTGAAAGATCGCGGAATTGGCACAGCGGTACATTACCCAACTCCAGTCCATCTCCAGCCATACTATTTGAATAACGGAAAATCCAAATTCTCCTGCCCTGTTACTGAAAAACTGGTAGGGGAAATATTATCCCTTCCGATGTATCCGGAACTGACTGAGGAGCAGGTTTCGACGGTTGTTTCAGTGATCAGATCCCTCGAAGTCAAATCAGTGTAG